A genomic region of Exiguobacterium oxidotolerans JCM 12280 contains the following coding sequences:
- the treR gene encoding trehalose operon repressor: MPKYLQISQQLAARIQDGSLPAETKLPSETELMAEFSASRGTVRKAIDALLEKGFVRKQQGKGVFVLSQDAIEFQFNGIVSFSEAHQKMGQHEVETDVLSCDVIDATDELAQLFSVKKGTSITRIKRVRIIDGERVILDINHFVTELVPGLTSAVASGSIYTYIEQTLNRQISYAKRKIEAQPATAEDRAQLDLEGTTHVIVITNDTYYYEGQHFEHTESRHRLDKFQFTDIARR, translated from the coding sequence ATGCCAAAATATCTTCAAATTTCCCAACAACTCGCCGCCCGGATTCAGGATGGATCATTACCTGCTGAAACGAAATTACCGTCAGAAACGGAATTGATGGCAGAATTCTCTGCGAGTCGCGGGACAGTCCGTAAGGCAATCGATGCGCTGCTCGAAAAAGGCTTTGTTCGTAAACAACAAGGCAAAGGCGTCTTCGTCTTGAGTCAAGATGCGATTGAGTTTCAGTTCAATGGCATCGTCAGCTTCTCGGAAGCCCATCAAAAAATGGGACAACACGAAGTTGAAACGGACGTTTTGTCTTGCGACGTCATCGATGCGACGGATGAGCTCGCTCAGTTATTCAGTGTAAAAAAAGGAACATCGATCACACGAATCAAACGGGTTCGGATCATCGACGGTGAACGCGTCATTTTGGACATCAACCACTTCGTGACAGAACTCGTCCCAGGACTCACTTCAGCGGTCGCTTCCGGCTCGATTTATACGTATATCGAACAAACGTTGAACCGGCAAATCAGCTATGCGAAACGAAAAATCGAAGCGCAACCTGCGACAGCAGAAGATCGGGCACAACTCGACTTAGAAGGGACGACGCATGTCATCGTCATCACGAATGACACCTATTATTACGAAGGACAACATTTCGAACATACGGAATCGCGCCATCGTCTCGATAAATTTCAATTTACGGATATCGCGCGTCGATAG
- the treP gene encoding PTS system trehalose-specific EIIBC component produces the protein MKPNYRQIAEQLIERIGGKDNIEQAAHCVTRLRLTLKDQSLVEQDALLEVPLVKGAFLNAGVYQIVIGAGDVDRVYAEFIQLTGLKATTIADVKSSGASKMNPFQKLIKVFSDVFMPIIPAIIVAGLLMGINNLFGIEFGGKTMIERYPNLQGLWDLINMMANTAFVFLPALVGWSATKRFGGSEILGIVMGLMLVHPDLLNAWNYGQSALKGEIPTFNILGLFEIEKVGYQGQILPVLAAAYVLSTIEKWLKERVPNAIQLLVVPITTITLTGFLALAVIGPVTRQLGDWITIGVVNTFEAVPLLGALLFGALYAPLVITGMHHMFIAVDLQLIGQSGSTFIWPMIAISNIAQGSATLAMLFLAKNANDKNMASTSAISAYFGITEPAMFGVNLRFKYPFYAALVGSAIASSFIAVSGVLAPAIGVGGLPAFISIVPGSILSFIIGMVIAIVIPIVCTFLFHYVSTKRARKAALKDAA, from the coding sequence ATGAAACCTAATTACCGTCAAATTGCTGAACAACTCATCGAACGAATCGGTGGGAAAGATAATATCGAACAAGCCGCCCATTGTGTGACGCGGCTTCGCCTGACACTGAAAGATCAAAGCCTCGTCGAACAAGATGCCTTACTCGAAGTCCCGCTCGTCAAAGGGGCGTTCTTGAATGCCGGTGTCTATCAAATCGTCATCGGCGCGGGGGATGTCGACCGTGTCTATGCTGAATTCATTCAATTGACCGGATTAAAAGCAACGACCATCGCCGACGTTAAATCGTCCGGTGCTTCTAAGATGAATCCGTTCCAAAAACTGATTAAAGTCTTCTCCGATGTCTTCATGCCAATCATTCCTGCCATCATCGTCGCTGGTCTCTTGATGGGGATCAACAATCTTTTCGGGATCGAGTTCGGCGGAAAAACGATGATCGAACGTTACCCGAACCTCCAGGGGTTATGGGATTTAATCAACATGATGGCGAATACCGCCTTCGTCTTCTTACCGGCACTGGTCGGTTGGTCGGCAACGAAACGGTTTGGCGGGAGTGAAATTCTCGGGATTGTCATGGGACTGATGCTTGTTCACCCGGACCTCTTGAATGCTTGGAACTATGGACAAAGTGCGTTAAAAGGCGAGATTCCGACGTTCAACATACTCGGTCTCTTCGAAATCGAAAAAGTCGGTTACCAAGGTCAAATCTTGCCTGTACTCGCAGCAGCGTATGTCTTAAGTACGATTGAAAAATGGCTCAAGGAACGCGTACCGAATGCAATCCAGCTCCTTGTCGTTCCGATTACGACGATTACTTTAACAGGTTTCCTTGCCCTTGCTGTCATCGGTCCCGTCACGCGTCAGCTCGGCGACTGGATCACGATCGGTGTCGTCAATACGTTTGAAGCTGTACCATTGCTCGGTGCTTTGTTATTCGGTGCCCTCTATGCGCCACTCGTCATCACGGGAATGCACCATATGTTCATCGCCGTCGACCTTCAACTAATCGGACAAAGCGGTTCAACCTTCATCTGGCCGATGATCGCCATCTCGAATATCGCCCAAGGATCAGCAACGCTCGCCATGCTCTTCCTCGCGAAAAACGCCAATGATAAAAACATGGCTTCGACGTCCGCTATCTCCGCTTACTTCGGCATTACGGAACCTGCGATGTTCGGTGTCAACTTACGCTTTAAGTATCCATTTTATGCAGCACTCGTCGGATCAGCGATCGCTTCTTCCTTCATCGCTGTAAGTGGTGTCTTAGCTCCTGCAATCGGTGTCGGTGGTTTACCTGCCTTCATCTCAATCGTTCCCGGATCGATTTTATCGTTCATCATCGGTATGGTGATCGCGATTGTCATCCCGATTGTCTGTACGTTCCTGTTCCATTACGTCTCAACGAAACGCGCACGAAAAGCGGCACTCAAAGATGCTGCGTAA
- the treC gene encoding alpha,alpha-phosphotrehalase, translated as MTLTTTDWRKSAVYQIYPKSFYSPEGKATGTLRGVTEKLDYLASLGIGYLWLTPVYASPQNDNGYDVSDYYAIDPSYGTMQDFDDLLAEATKRDLAVMMDIVVNHCSTEHDWFKQGRNPDSPYHDYFIWRDEPTNWQSKFGGPAWSFDEVAGKYYLHLFDQTQADLNWENPRLREDIYQMMQFWRDKGVRGFRLDVINLISKDQSFPNDPTGDGRTFYTDGPRVHDYLQEMNQRVFEGHDLMTVGEMSSTTLNHCRQYSHVSEEELKMTFNFHHLKVDYPDGQKWTAAPFDFLELKRIMSDWQVGMQGKAWNAIFWCNHDQPRVVSRFGDDTVYRVESAKMLATTLHGLQGTPYIYQGEEIGMTNPDFTDLTDYRDVETLNLYEEKIAQGEAPEQILAAIRQKSRDNARTPMQWDTTLHAGFSEATPWIDVAPNYTDINVKAAVANPDSVFHHYKKLIQLRKQYDVLTNGMYRLLTPDDLSIWAYERTTEDEQLLVLSNFYSSETTFTLPETMSDADVLIQNYPDVAQDGRNVTLRPYESVMFYRTT; from the coding sequence ATGACGCTCACAACGACCGACTGGCGGAAATCCGCTGTTTATCAAATCTATCCGAAAAGTTTTTATAGCCCAGAAGGAAAAGCGACGGGCACCCTCCGTGGCGTCACGGAAAAACTCGACTATCTCGCGTCACTCGGCATCGGTTATTTATGGCTGACGCCTGTCTATGCCTCACCACAAAATGACAATGGGTATGATGTCAGCGACTATTATGCAATCGATCCCTCTTACGGAACGATGCAAGACTTTGATGACCTGCTTGCGGAAGCAACGAAACGTGATTTAGCGGTGATGATGGATATCGTCGTCAACCATTGTTCAACAGAGCATGACTGGTTTAAGCAAGGACGGAATCCCGACAGTCCGTATCATGATTATTTCATTTGGCGGGATGAACCGACCAACTGGCAATCGAAGTTCGGTGGCCCGGCCTGGTCGTTTGATGAAGTCGCTGGCAAATATTATCTTCATTTGTTCGATCAAACCCAAGCCGATCTCAACTGGGAAAACCCACGTCTTCGCGAAGACATCTATCAGATGATGCAGTTTTGGCGCGATAAAGGAGTCCGTGGATTCCGCCTGGACGTCATCAATCTCATCTCGAAGGATCAATCGTTCCCAAATGATCCGACTGGAGACGGCAGAACGTTTTATACGGATGGCCCTCGAGTCCATGATTACCTTCAGGAAATGAATCAACGTGTGTTTGAAGGTCATGACTTGATGACGGTCGGTGAGATGTCATCGACGACACTCAATCATTGCCGGCAATATTCACATGTCAGCGAGGAAGAGTTGAAGATGACCTTTAACTTCCACCATTTAAAAGTCGACTATCCGGACGGTCAAAAATGGACAGCCGCGCCATTCGACTTTCTCGAATTGAAACGAATCATGTCGGACTGGCAAGTCGGGATGCAGGGCAAGGCGTGGAATGCCATCTTTTGGTGCAACCACGACCAGCCCCGTGTCGTCAGCCGCTTCGGTGACGATACCGTCTACCGCGTCGAAAGTGCGAAGATGCTCGCGACGACGTTACACGGTCTACAAGGCACACCGTATATTTATCAAGGTGAAGAAATCGGGATGACGAATCCGGATTTCACGGATCTTACAGATTATCGTGACGTCGAAACATTGAATCTCTATGAAGAAAAAATTGCTCAGGGCGAAGCACCTGAACAGATCCTTGCGGCAATCCGCCAAAAATCACGCGACAACGCCCGAACACCGATGCAATGGGATACGACGCTTCACGCCGGTTTTTCAGAAGCAACGCCGTGGATCGACGTCGCTCCGAACTATACTGACATCAATGTCAAAGCGGCCGTCGCTAATCCTGATTCGGTGTTCCATCACTATAAAAAGTTGATTCAATTACGAAAACAATATGACGTGTTGACGAACGGAATGTATCGTCTTCTCACACCGGACGACTTGTCGATTTGGGCGTACGAACGAACGACAGAGGACGAACAGCTACTCGTCCTCTCGAACTTCTACAGTTCAGAAACGACGTTCACGTTACCAGAGACGATGTCGGACGCCGACGTATTGATTCAGAACTATCCTGATGTCGCACAAGATGGGCGCAACGTCACATTACGTCCATATGAGTCGGTCATGTTCTACCGGACCACTTAA
- a CDS encoding alanine/glycine:cation symporter family protein codes for MGTSFTEWVSSVSNLVWGAPLLILLVGTGIYLTIRLGFIQITKLPYALKLAFTKQEDSKQSEGDISHFQALMTALAATVGTGNIVGVATAVVLGGPGAIVWMWLSGLFGMATKYAEAILAVKYRVVDEKGQMAGGPMYYLERGLKQKWLGVLFAAFASIAAFGIGNGVQTNSVALAMKSTFDVPLYVTGIVLMVATGGVILGGVKSIGKVVSFFVPFMIFFYVGSGLLILIMNYDLIPAAFSTIFSSTFSNEAITGGAIGAAIRYGVARGVFSNEAGLGSAPIAAAAAKTDFPGRQALVSMTQVFLDTILVCSMTGLTLVMGGKIGTGLEGVELTTASFEVFLGPTGKYIVTIGLVLFAFSTVLGWSYYGEKSIYYLFGQKSIVPYRVVFVLVAGLGAMTTNLNMVWAISDVFNGLMAIPNLIGLLGLSGVVIAETRLFREQLKKEQANRNAS; via the coding sequence ATGGGAACGTCATTCACTGAGTGGGTAAGTTCGGTGTCGAATTTGGTTTGGGGGGCACCGTTACTGATCCTATTAGTCGGAACAGGCATTTACTTAACGATTCGTTTAGGATTCATTCAAATTACAAAACTTCCTTATGCGTTAAAGCTCGCGTTTACGAAACAAGAGGACTCAAAACAATCGGAAGGGGACATCAGTCATTTTCAGGCATTAATGACCGCACTGGCAGCGACGGTCGGTACGGGGAATATCGTCGGTGTCGCAACAGCCGTCGTCCTTGGGGGACCAGGGGCGATCGTCTGGATGTGGTTATCCGGATTATTCGGCATGGCGACCAAATATGCGGAGGCGATTCTCGCCGTCAAATACCGTGTCGTCGATGAAAAAGGGCAGATGGCCGGGGGTCCGATGTACTATCTTGAACGGGGGCTCAAGCAAAAGTGGCTCGGGGTTTTATTTGCCGCTTTCGCTTCGATTGCCGCTTTCGGGATTGGTAACGGGGTTCAAACGAACTCGGTTGCGCTCGCGATGAAGTCAACGTTCGATGTACCGCTCTACGTGACCGGAATCGTCTTAATGGTTGCAACGGGTGGCGTCATTTTGGGCGGTGTCAAATCGATTGGGAAAGTCGTCAGCTTTTTTGTGCCATTCATGATTTTCTTTTATGTCGGAAGTGGTTTATTGATCCTAATCATGAACTACGACTTGATTCCAGCGGCATTTTCAACAATTTTCAGTAGCACGTTCTCCAATGAGGCGATTACGGGTGGTGCAATCGGGGCAGCGATTCGTTACGGTGTCGCCCGAGGCGTCTTCTCGAATGAGGCGGGTCTCGGTTCAGCACCAATCGCGGCTGCTGCTGCGAAAACCGATTTCCCGGGACGACAAGCACTCGTCTCGATGACACAAGTCTTCCTCGATACGATTCTCGTCTGTTCGATGACAGGATTAACGCTCGTCATGGGTGGAAAAATCGGGACCGGATTAGAAGGAGTCGAATTGACGACTGCAAGTTTTGAAGTGTTCCTCGGTCCGACCGGAAAGTATATCGTCACGATTGGACTTGTCTTGTTTGCCTTTTCGACAGTCCTCGGCTGGTCGTATTACGGTGAAAAATCGATTTATTATCTCTTTGGTCAAAAATCAATCGTGCCGTACCGCGTCGTATTTGTTCTCGTCGCCGGACTGGGCGCGATGACGACGAACTTGAACATGGTTTGGGCCATCTCGGACGTCTTTAACGGTTTGATGGCAATACCGAACTTGATTGGTCTGCTTGGTCTGTCCGGCGTCGTCATTGCCGAGACGAGGTTGTTCCGCGAACAGCTGAAAAAAGAACAGGCAAATCGAAACGCCTCCTAA
- a CDS encoding DUF6612 family protein, with protein MMKKRTGVLALAVVSSIGLAGCSQDDLSNSELLKKATAAQDDIQSFHMDSKIFSEVGGMPISQEVSADAIQKPFAMHQTMKMKNVEDGTDMVVESYMLDDKMYVQQEDNWIVQDLSDFNEMMESPTSTEQNLKLLKKYKDNWTAERKDDVYQIDVKLKGDDLKNFMQEALEQSGQMAQMKEMMDQIDYKKMDYTMTYDAKTYYPKTLDMEMEFEIAEGTSFKMTNESTFSKFNTIESIELPEEAKEAQTITDMNQ; from the coding sequence ATGATGAAAAAACGAACCGGTGTGTTGGCGCTAGCCGTCGTCTCATCGATTGGTCTTGCCGGATGCAGTCAAGACGACCTGTCGAATAGCGAACTGCTGAAAAAAGCGACAGCGGCGCAAGACGACATTCAATCGTTCCATATGGACAGTAAGATCTTTTCTGAAGTCGGTGGCATGCCGATCAGTCAAGAGGTCTCTGCTGATGCCATTCAAAAACCATTCGCGATGCATCAGACGATGAAGATGAAAAATGTCGAAGATGGTACGGACATGGTCGTTGAAAGTTATATGCTCGATGACAAGATGTATGTGCAGCAAGAGGACAACTGGATTGTTCAGGATCTATCCGATTTCAATGAAATGATGGAGTCGCCTACATCGACGGAACAAAATTTAAAGTTGTTGAAAAAGTATAAGGACAACTGGACGGCTGAAAGAAAAGACGACGTCTATCAAATCGATGTGAAGTTAAAAGGGGATGACCTGAAAAACTTCATGCAAGAAGCGCTCGAACAATCAGGACAGATGGCGCAGATGAAAGAAATGATGGATCAAATCGATTATAAAAAGATGGACTATACGATGACGTACGATGCCAAAACGTATTATCCGAAAACGCTCGACATGGAGATGGAGTTTGAGATCGCAGAAGGAACTTCGTTTAAGATGACAAACGAATCGACATTCTCGAAATTTAATACCATCGAGTCGATTGAGTTGCCGGAAGAGGCGAAAGAGGCCCAAACGATTACTGATATGAACCAATGA
- a CDS encoding putative bifunctional diguanylate cyclase/phosphodiesterase, which translates to MKRIHYVYGVLLFSLSYYSWIWFYADRPELASWGNNIFSIIGCIAATLFLLHTYRTNGRDQGRFFLYLAFGTGSYLIAELIWMSYENIQQVAVPFPGLPDPFYMLQSFFFFMAFLHLIRKYVTKHQLIRFVFDILIVMTVAVTYSWFFLVRPSLADGQASTAENFVAFAYPMNDVVLLFCVISIYFLIEKRQTVTRPTCFSFLLIGILIQIIADTIFLYMTTIHGYENTAAIDPLFILSLLLVAISGHAGEVTMEHIRVDQEERQSLHLGRLFLPYFLVLLLFSTMLFYAQRGDALNGLMIGCGVTILLILVRQILMILSNHQLIQEIHHKADELEESKERYESLFTYHPDAVYSLDLKGQIESANPSFEKLTEHCESELIGRSYDQLLGQGTSAMVDQDKMSAEQFETVFRKEGGNNVLLSVTTIPIRVRKRLVGLFGIGRDITDMRKNELKIHQLAYYDHLTKAVNRKYFEEMLHHLVEQEQSQETIILCFIDLNDFKLVNDSFGHHIGDQLLIQVAERLRRATEIEDVVARQGGDEFTVILRHIVSEEGARTRTERLLNQLSIPYNIEGLEVVSSPSIGVVRHQRTEPKHVVTLLKQADLAMYQAKAKGGKTVVFFDDIAEAASYRLRLESELPHAIETNQLVLCYQPQVDTITYQMVGVEGLVRWNHPELGMISPNDFIPLAEEAGMIIRLGEWVLREGFLQAKRWEDKGIELKVGLNVSMQQFHHPTFVLTLVRLVKETQVNPRQIDLEITEVSAVEDIEETVETMHRLKQLGFTISIDDFGTGYSSLSRLVDFPIDTLKIPREFVQKINIEASGYSMISSIIHLAQSLNLAVIAEGVETLEQVNVLNQLACERMQGYYFGRPMPPHEIEPLLYRDLT; encoded by the coding sequence ATGAAGCGGATTCATTACGTGTACGGCGTTCTTTTATTTAGTTTGAGCTATTATAGTTGGATCTGGTTTTATGCCGATCGACCGGAACTGGCATCGTGGGGGAATAACATTTTTTCTATCATAGGCTGTATAGCTGCAACATTATTCTTACTGCACACATATCGAACGAATGGTCGGGACCAAGGTCGGTTTTTTCTCTATCTTGCTTTCGGAACAGGAAGTTATCTGATTGCGGAACTGATTTGGATGTCTTATGAAAATATCCAACAGGTTGCCGTTCCTTTTCCCGGTCTGCCGGACCCTTTTTATATGTTGCAATCGTTCTTTTTCTTTATGGCATTTCTTCATTTGATTCGAAAATACGTGACGAAACACCAATTGATTCGATTCGTGTTTGATATTTTAATCGTCATGACTGTCGCTGTGACATACAGCTGGTTTTTCTTGGTTCGTCCTTCTTTAGCGGATGGGCAAGCGTCGACAGCGGAAAACTTCGTCGCGTTCGCGTATCCGATGAATGATGTCGTATTGCTGTTTTGTGTCATCAGCATCTACTTCTTAATCGAAAAACGACAAACTGTCACACGACCGACCTGTTTTTCCTTTTTATTAATTGGAATATTAATTCAGATTATCGCCGATACCATTTTTCTATATATGACGACCATCCATGGATATGAGAATACCGCAGCGATTGATCCGTTATTCATTTTAAGTTTATTGTTAGTCGCGATTTCCGGTCACGCGGGAGAAGTGACGATGGAACATATCCGAGTCGATCAGGAAGAAAGGCAATCCTTGCATCTCGGGCGGTTATTTTTACCGTATTTCCTCGTACTTCTATTGTTTTCAACAATGCTGTTTTATGCGCAACGGGGAGATGCCTTAAATGGATTGATGATTGGTTGCGGGGTGACGATTCTCTTAATTTTAGTCCGGCAAATTTTAATGATTTTAAGTAACCATCAATTGATTCAAGAAATCCACCATAAGGCGGACGAGTTGGAAGAGAGTAAGGAACGTTATGAATCACTCTTTACGTATCATCCGGATGCCGTTTATTCTCTTGATTTGAAAGGACAAATCGAAAGTGCGAACCCATCATTCGAAAAACTGACGGAACATTGTGAGAGCGAGTTGATTGGTCGGTCGTACGATCAATTGCTTGGACAAGGGACTTCTGCCATGGTGGATCAAGATAAGATGAGCGCTGAACAATTCGAGACGGTGTTTCGAAAGGAAGGTGGCAACAATGTCCTGCTCAGCGTGACGACAATTCCGATTCGTGTCCGAAAACGACTTGTTGGTTTGTTCGGCATCGGTCGTGACATCACAGACATGCGGAAAAATGAATTGAAAATCCATCAGCTTGCGTACTATGACCACTTGACGAAAGCGGTCAATCGAAAGTATTTCGAAGAGATGTTACACCATTTAGTCGAGCAAGAACAAAGTCAAGAAACAATCATTCTCTGCTTCATCGACTTAAACGATTTTAAACTCGTGAATGACTCGTTTGGACATCACATCGGCGATCAATTGCTGATTCAAGTCGCAGAACGCTTACGCCGCGCGACAGAAATCGAAGATGTCGTCGCCCGACAAGGGGGCGATGAATTCACGGTCATTCTCCGTCATATCGTGTCGGAAGAAGGGGCGAGAACCCGGACCGAGCGCCTTCTTAACCAGTTGAGCATCCCGTACAATATTGAAGGGCTTGAAGTCGTCTCGAGCCCGAGCATCGGAGTAGTTCGCCATCAAAGAACGGAACCGAAACATGTCGTGACGTTATTAAAACAAGCGGATTTAGCGATGTATCAGGCAAAGGCAAAAGGCGGAAAAACGGTCGTCTTCTTTGATGATATTGCGGAAGCGGCGTCCTACCGGCTACGACTTGAGTCGGAGCTCCCCCATGCAATCGAGACAAATCAACTCGTCTTGTGCTATCAACCTCAAGTCGACACGATCACGTATCAAATGGTCGGTGTCGAGGGGCTGGTCCGCTGGAATCATCCCGAGCTCGGAATGATTTCACCGAACGATTTCATTCCCCTCGCGGAAGAAGCGGGGATGATCATTCGTCTTGGTGAATGGGTTTTACGTGAAGGCTTTTTGCAGGCGAAACGCTGGGAGGATAAAGGAATCGAGTTGAAGGTCGGTCTGAATGTCTCGATGCAACAGTTTCATCATCCGACGTTCGTACTGACACTCGTTCGTCTCGTCAAGGAAACACAAGTCAATCCGAGACAAATCGACTTAGAAATCACGGAAGTGTCAGCAGTCGAAGACATCGAAGAGACGGTCGAGACGATGCATCGGCTGAAACAGCTCGGATTCACGATTTCGATCGATGACTTTGGGACAGGGTATTCTTCGCTGTCCCGTCTTGTTGATTTCCCGATTGACACGCTGAAGATTCCGCGTGAATTCGTTCAAAAAATCAATATCGAGGCAAGTGGGTACTCGATGATTTCTTCCATCATCCACCTCGCCCAATCCCTGAACTTAGCTGTCATCGCGGAAGGGGTCGAAACGCTTGAACAAGTCAACGTCTTAAATCAATTAGCATGTGAGCGAATGCAAGGCTATTATTTTGGACGTCCGATGCCGCCGCATGAGATTGAGCCACTTTTGTACCGGGATTTGACCTGA
- the ribE gene encoding 6,7-dimethyl-8-ribityllumazine synthase, whose product MVYEGFLTGEGLRVAIVAARFNELITSKLVGGANDAFRRHGVAADNVDTAWVPGAFEIPLVAEKLAKSGKYDAIITLGAVIRGATSHYDYVCNEVAKGVAGASRETGVPIIFGVLTTDSIEQAVERAGTKAGNKGYESAVSAIEMANLLRSFQ is encoded by the coding sequence ATGGTATACGAAGGATTTTTAACGGGCGAAGGACTACGGGTTGCGATCGTCGCGGCACGATTCAATGAATTGATCACATCTAAATTAGTCGGAGGAGCAAACGATGCCTTCCGTCGTCACGGTGTCGCAGCGGATAACGTCGATACGGCGTGGGTGCCGGGCGCATTCGAAATTCCGCTCGTCGCGGAGAAACTGGCGAAAAGCGGTAAGTATGATGCGATCATCACACTTGGTGCCGTCATCCGCGGTGCGACGTCGCATTACGATTATGTCTGCAATGAAGTCGCGAAAGGTGTCGCCGGTGCGTCGCGTGAGACGGGTGTCCCGATCATCTTCGGTGTATTGACGACGGATTCAATCGAACAGGCTGTCGAACGGGCCGGCACGAAAGCAGGGAACAAAGGGTATGAGTCGGCGGTCTCTGCCATCGAGATGGCGAACTTGTTACGCAGCTTTCAGTAA
- a CDS encoding bifunctional 3,4-dihydroxy-2-butanone-4-phosphate synthase/GTP cyclohydrolase II — translation MNGFDSIEEAVDDLKRGRPIIVCDDENRENEGDLVLLAEHATPEMINFMITYGKGLVCVPVSPDIATRLELRPMTDVNTDPHGTAFTISIDHEDAKTGISAEERAMTIQRMLTDGPKQFKRPGHIFPLIANEGGVRVRRGHTEAGIDLARLAGSAEAAVICEIILEDGTMARVDDLVTYKAEHDLKMITIDALVRYLERPVRREAEVLLPTTHGAFRMLGYTTPDAKEHVTVLSGEAENGMLVRVHSECLTGDVFGSKRCDCGPQLDAALDRIEQEGGAVLYLRQEGRGIGLMAKLKAYELQEQGLDTVEANHALGFAADLRDYAVAAAMLQDLGVTKIRLMTNNPDKQQALETYGITVLERVPHEVPASLENHQYLKTKQTKLGHLLDLEGGN, via the coding sequence ATGAACGGATTTGATTCGATTGAAGAAGCAGTGGATGACTTAAAACGCGGACGACCGATCATCGTCTGTGACGATGAAAACCGTGAGAACGAAGGGGATCTCGTGTTACTTGCGGAACATGCGACACCCGAGATGATTAACTTCATGATCACTTACGGCAAAGGACTCGTCTGTGTCCCGGTCAGTCCGGATATCGCAACACGACTCGAACTCCGGCCGATGACAGATGTCAACACAGATCCGCACGGGACGGCCTTTACGATCAGCATTGATCATGAAGATGCGAAAACCGGCATCAGTGCAGAGGAACGGGCAATGACGATTCAGCGGATGTTGACGGATGGTCCAAAGCAGTTCAAGCGTCCCGGACATATCTTTCCGTTAATCGCGAATGAAGGCGGCGTCCGCGTCCGGCGTGGTCATACGGAAGCAGGGATTGATTTGGCACGGCTCGCGGGAAGCGCCGAAGCGGCCGTCATCTGTGAAATCATTTTAGAAGACGGGACGATGGCACGGGTCGATGATTTAGTGACGTATAAAGCAGAACATGATTTAAAAATGATTACGATCGATGCTCTCGTCCGCTATCTCGAGCGCCCTGTCCGCCGTGAAGCGGAAGTCTTGTTACCGACGACGCACGGGGCGTTTCGGATGCTTGGGTATACGACACCTGACGCCAAGGAACATGTCACGGTGCTATCAGGTGAAGCAGAAAACGGGATGCTCGTCCGGGTTCATTCCGAATGTCTGACGGGTGACGTCTTCGGGTCCAAACGGTGTGACTGCGGTCCGCAACTCGATGCGGCGCTCGACCGGATTGAACAAGAAGGTGGTGCTGTCCTCTACTTGCGTCAAGAAGGGCGAGGGATTGGTCTGATGGCGAAGCTGAAAGCCTATGAGCTCCAAGAACAAGGACTCGATACGGTCGAGGCGAACCATGCGCTCGGATTTGCAGCCGACTTACGCGACTACGCCGTCGCAGCAGCGATGCTTCAGGACCTCGGTGTCACGAAAATCCGTTTGATGACGAATAACCCGGATAAACAGCAAGCGCTCGAAACGTACGGCATCACCGTGCTGGAGCGGGTTCCGCATGAAGTACCGGCAAGTTTAGAAAACCACCAGTATCTCAAAACCAAACAGACGAAGCTCGGGCATCTGCTCGATCTCGAAGGAGGAAATTAA